A genome region from Hevea brasiliensis isolate MT/VB/25A 57/8 chromosome 9, ASM3005281v1, whole genome shotgun sequence includes the following:
- the LOC110650058 gene encoding probable indole-3-pyruvate monooxygenase YUCCA10, with protein MQDPVAIIVGAGPSGLATSACLNQHSIPHIILEREDCFASLWKKYSYDRLHLHLKKQFCELPHMPFPASSPTYIPKDHFIKYLDHYVSHFKISPIYQRCVESASYDEATKKWKVMVRNVSSSETEEYSARFLVVASGEACNPFIPEVEGLNSFTGDALHSTQFGNGKAYRDKNVLVVGSGNSGMEIALDLANHGARTSIVVRSPVHILSREMVHLGLVMLKYFSLGIVDSLMVLFSKFVYGDLTNYGMRRATEGPFFMKVAYGKYPIFDVGTFDKIKAGEIQVLPAIQNIRGNEVLFENGRSHSFDAIIFCTGFKRSTNKWLKGDDYLLNEDGIPKPRYPNHWKGKKGLYCIGLSRRGLYGASADAQNTSDDIKSLV; from the exons atgcaagatccAGTAGCAATCATAGTAGGAGCTGGCCCCTCCGGTCTAGCCACTTCGGCATGCCTAAACCAGCATTCAATCCCTCACATCATCCTGGAAAGGGAAGATTGTTTCGCTTCTCTTTGGAAGAAATATTCATATGATCGTCTGCACCTTCACTTAAAAAAGCAATTCTGCGAGCTCCCTCACATGCCTTTCCCTGCCTCCTCTCCCACTTATATCCCTAAAGATCATTTCATCAAATATCTAGATCACTACGTTTCTcatttcaagatttctcctatcTACCAAAGATGTGTGGAGTCGGCCAGCTACGATGAAGCCACCAAGAAATGGAAGGTTATGGTCAGGAATGTGAGTTCCAGCGAGACTGAGGAATACTCTGCTAGGTTTTTGGTGGTGGCAAGTGGAGAAGCTTGCAATCCTTTCATACCTGAGGTTGAAGGATTGAATAGTTTCACAGGTGATGCTCTGCACTCTACTCAGTTCGGAAATGGCAAGGCTTATAGAGACAAGAATGTTTTGGTTGTTGGGTCTGGTAATTCTGGTATGGAGATTGCTCTAGACCTGGCAAACCATGGTGCCAGAACATCCATTGTTGTTCGAAGCCCG GTTCACATTCTATCTAGGGAGATGGTGCACTTGGGCTTGGTTATGTTGAAGTATTTTTCATTGGGAATTGTGGACTCACTGATGGTGTTGTTTAGCAAGTTTGTATACGGAGACTTGACCAATTATGGGATGAGAAGGGCTACAGAGGGTcccttcttcatgaaagttgcttACGGCAAGTATCCTATTTTTGATGTGGGTACCTTCGATAAGATCAAGGCCGGAGAGATTCAA GTCTTGCCTGCAATACAAAATATAAGAGGAAATGAGGTACTCTTTGAGAATGGCAGGTCACACTCGTTTGACGCAATCATTTTTTGTACTGGATTCAAAAGATCAACAAATAAATGGCTGAAG GGAGATGATTACCTTTTGAATGAGGATGGAATACCGAAGCCACGGTACCCAAACCACTGGAAGGGAAAGAAGGGTTTATACTGTATTGGATTGTCAAGGAGAGGATTGTATGGAGCTAGTGCAGATGCACAAAACACGTCTGACGACATCAAGTCACTTGTATGA
- the LOC110650060 gene encoding classical arabinogalactan protein 26, with protein sequence MASFWSFLATFMVFVAYFISPAFTSQVHVQFSTISAAPALLPEAPLSSPPNLSPDIEPVFPTTGAGVPSPAESSLPTIPSSRSPPNPDLIDPAPGPVFAVSPSGSLPASSATSLSSLATLNLALYFLGLLVFCLVQLSAL encoded by the coding sequence ATGGCTTCCTTTTGGTCATTCTTGGCAACTTTCATGGTTTTCGTGGCCTATTTTATTTCACCAGCTTTTACATCTCAAGTACATGTACAATTCTCTACTATATCAGCAGCTCCTGCACTCTTGCCTGAAGCTCCCTTATCCTCTCCTCCAAATTTATCACCAGACATTGAGCCTGTGTTTCCTACCACTGGAGCTGGGGTACCTTCTCCAGCTGAGTCATCACTTCCCACCATTCCTTCAAGCCGAAGCCCTCCAAATCCAGATCTCATTGATCCAGCTCCGGGGCCTGTGTTTGCTGTGTCACCATCTGGGTCTTTACCAGCTTCTTCTGCTACTTCTCTGAGTTCATTAGCAACTCTAAATCTAGCTCTCTACTTTCTTGGTTTGCTGGTGTTTTGCTTGGTGCAGCTTTCTGCTTTGTGA